The following are encoded together in the Salvia splendens isolate huo1 unplaced genomic scaffold, SspV2 ctg974, whole genome shotgun sequence genome:
- the LOC121791946 gene encoding chaperone protein dnaJ 8, chloroplastic-like, producing the protein MAAAVGCGSSWAQFKDISSRRSLRNKNGGSKGFRVSCVSSTVADPYQTLRIRPGSSESEIKKAFRQLALKYHPDVCRGSNCGVQFHQINEAYNIVMSNVRGESSGVEYYYEEEEQVSEEQDLELWEEWMGWEGAGIRDYTSHINPYI; encoded by the exons ATGGCTGCTGCTGTGGGTTGCGGGTCTTCCTGGGCTCAATTCAAGGATATCTCGTCGCGAAGAAGTTTGAGGAATAAAAATGGCGGTAGTAAGGGATTTAGGGTTTCGTGTGTGTCTTCTACCGTGGCTGATCCGTACCAGACGCTGCGAATTCGCCCTGGTTCGTCGGAATCTGAGATTAAGAAGGCCTTTAGGCAGCTTGCTCTTAAG TATCATCCAGATGTCTGCAGAGGAAGCAATTGTGGCGTCCAATTTCACCAAATCAACGAAGCATACAAT ATTGTAATGAGTAATGTGAGGGGAGAATCAAGTGGGGTGGAGTATTATTATGAAGAGGAGGAGCAGGTTAGTGAAGAACAAGATTTGGAGCTTTGGGAGGAGTGGATGGGGTGGGAAGGAGCTGGGATTCGTGATTACACCTCACATATTAATCCATATATTTGA